Proteins encoded in a region of the Benincasa hispida cultivar B227 chromosome 2, ASM972705v1, whole genome shotgun sequence genome:
- the LOC120071599 gene encoding photosystem II D2 protein-like, with amino-acid sequence MMGVAGVLGAALLCAIHGATVENTLFEDGDGANTFRAFNPTQAEETYSMVTANLFWSQIFGVAFSNKRWLHFFMLFVPVTGLWMSALEVVGLALNLRAYDFVSQEIRAAEDPEFETFYTKNILLNEGIRAWMAAQDQPHENLIFPEEVLPHGNTL; translated from the coding sequence ATGATGGGAGTTGCGGGTGTATTGGGCGCTGCTCTGCTATGCGCTATTCATGGTGCTACCGTAGAAAATACCTTATTTGAGGATGGGGATGGTGCAAATACATTCCGTGCTTTTAACCCAACTCAAGCTGAAGAAACTTATTCAATGGTCACTGCTAACCTCTTTTGGTCCCAAATCTTTGGGGTTGCTTTTTCCAATAAACGTTGGTTACATTTCTTTATGTTATTTGTACCAGTAACTGGTTTATGGATGAGTGCTCTTGAAGTAGTTGGTCTAGCCCTGAACCTACGTGCCTATGACTTCGTTTCTCAGGAAATCCGTGCAGCGGAAGATCCTGAATTTGAGACTTTCTATACCAAAAATATTCTCTTAAACGAAGGTATTCGTGCTTGGATGGCGGCTCAAGATCAGCCTCATGAAAACCTTATATTCCCTGAGGAGGTTCTACCCCATGGAAACACTCTTTAA
- the LOC120071825 gene encoding protein AUXIN RESPONSE 4, whose amino-acid sequence MVTITEEPDESVPKPSKPKSNKSSSSSKPPPSSTTAPPKTPPSPTPNPFTFWFYFTLIVSFVTFFFISLPSLSPQDPKSWFLSLPTSLRQHYSKGRLLKVQISPNLSPIEVFAVENGVKGNENVVIVHGLGLSSYSFRKVLDSLGSKGVRALAFDLPGNGFSDKSTAEIDESSNGVLGRLLDVYNLIHEKGIFWAFDQIIETGQIPYEEIQKHVPKRKILKPIGLGPEEIGSILGQIVDTIGLAPVHLVLHDSALSMAGYWVAENSGFVRSLTLIDTLSKPSLPLWLLELPVVREVILGSNFVYSRLINLCCSKGNDAPIDVEAHRVLLKGRGGRRAVVSMGKKLNDSFDISEWGGLDDLKSVPMQVIWSNGWSNEWSAEGRRVADVLPQASFVKHSGGRWAQEDVADVVADSIAQFVSSLPPTVRKSAEETTPEHIQKVFDESGNSDHHHHHDHGSHGIHGAGYMDGYGLGSHAW is encoded by the exons ATGGTGACCATTACCGAGGAACCAGACGAGTCAGTGCCGAAGCCATCAAAGCCTAAATCCAACAAATCAAGTTCATCCTCAAAACCTCCGCCGAGCTCCACCACTGCACCCCCCAAAACCCCTCCATCTCCTACCCCAAATCCGTTCACCTTCTGGTTCTACTTCACTTTAATCGTCTCTTTCGTTacatttttcttcatttctctcCCTTCTCTCTCTCCCCAAGACCCCAAATCCTGGTTTTTAAGCCTACCCACCAGCCTCCGTCAACATTACTCAAAGGGTCGTCTTCTAAAGGTACAAATTAGCCCTAATTTATCTCCAATCGAAGTTTTCGCCGTTGAAAATGGCGTAAAAGGAAATGAAAATGTGGTCATTGTTCATGGGCTGGGGCTGAGCTCTTACTCCTTTCGCAAGGTTTTGGACTCATTAGGTTCCAAAGGAGTTCGTGCTCTGGCGTTTGATCTGCCCGGCAATGGCTTTTCCGACAAATCCACGGCTGAGATCGACGAGAGCTCAAATGGGGTTTTAGGGAGGCTTTTGGATGTCTACAATTTGATTCATGAAAAGGGTATCTTCTGGGCGTTTGATCAGATCATTGAAACTGGGCAGATTCCTTATGAAGAAATTCAAAAACATGTTCCTAAGAGGAAGATCTTGAAGCCAATTGGGTTAGGCCCTGAAGAGATTGGTAGCATTTTGGGGCAAATCGTAGATACTATTGGTTTAGCTCCAGTGCATTTGGTTCTTCACGATTCAGCTTTATCAATGGCGGGATATTGGGTTGCAGAGAATTCAGGATTTGTGAGGAGTTTAACTCTTATTGATACTTTATCAAAGCCTTCTCTTCCTTTATGGCTCTTGGAGTTGCCTGTTGTGAGAGAAGTTATTTTGGGATCAAATTTTGTGTATTCAAGGTTGATCAACCTTTGCTGTTCTAAAGGGAATGATGCTCCCATTGATGTGGAGGCTCATAGAGTTCTTTTGAAGGGCCGCGGTGGGCGGAGGGCAGTTGTTAGCATGGGGAAGAAGTTGAATGATAGCTTTGACATTTCAGAATGGGGTGGTCTGGATGATCTGAAAAGTGTGCCAATGCAGGTTATCTGGTCGAATGGTTGGTCGAATGAATGGAGTGCCGAGGGACGTCGAGTTGCTGATGTGCTTCCACAGGCATCCTTTGTTAAACATTCCGGTGGACGGTGGGCTCAA GAAGATGTAGCTGATGTTGTAGCTGACAGTATAGCTCAGTTCGTATCCTCATTACCCCCCACGGTTAGAAAATCTGCTGAAGAGACTACTCCTGAACACATTCAGAAAGTTTTCGATGAATCTGGAAATAGCGACCACCACCACCATCACGATCATGGGAGCCATGGCATTCATGGAGCTGGTTACATGGACGGATATGGGCTCGGCAGTCATGCCTGGTAA
- the LOC120071300 gene encoding cyclin-L1-1, which yields MIYTAIDTFYLTDEQLKNSPSRKDGIDEATETTLRIYGCDLIQEAGILLKLPQAVMATGQVLFHRFYCKKSFARFNVKKVASSCVWLASKLEENPRKARQVIIVFHRMECRRENLPIEFLDPTLKKYADLKMELSRTERHILKEMGFICHVEHPHKFISNYLATLGTPPELRQEAWNLANDSLRTTLCVRFKSEVVACGVVYAAARRFQVPLPENPPWWKAFDAEKSGIDEVCRVLAHLYTLPKAQYIPVCKDGDSFTFSNKSWDSQSLPATKEVPQSSPTANDDTSMVKATAGTNPESGGSKDEMLKLALNKLKESKKSDDESKSHTLEATTREELVPKSKSDRRAEIGERNKERERDRDRERERERDRTKSRDRDRGRDSDREREREDGDRDKAKDRAHRSKDRGKELGGHLEKSRHHSSRDREYHSSSYSSRDKDRHRHH from the exons ATGATTTACACGGCCATCGACACGTTTTATCTAACTGATGAGCAGTTAAAGAACTCACCTTCGAGAAAGGATGGGATTGATGAAGCCACTGAAACCACCCTGAGGATCTATGGTTGCGATCTCATCCAAGAGGCTGGCATATTGCTTAAATT GCCTCAAGCAGTCATGGCTACTGGACAAGTTTTATTCCATCGATTCTATTGCAAGAAATCATTTGCCCGCTTCAATGTCAAG AAAGTTGCTTCTAGTTGCGTGTGGCTTGCATCAAAGTTGGAGGAAAATCCTAGGAAAGCCAGACAAGTAATTATTGTTTTTCACCGAATGGAATGCAGGAGAGAGAACTTACCTATAGAGTTCTTGGACCCTACTCTCAAG AAATATGCAGACTTGAAGATGGAGTTGAGCAGAACAGAGAGGCATATATTGAAAGAGATGGGTTTCATTTGTCATGTTGAACATCCGCATAAATTCATATCTAACTACCTTGCAACCCTTGGAACACCTCCAGAATTGAGGCAAGAAGCTTGGAATCTAGCCAACGACAG TTTGCGTACAACCTTGTGCGTTCGATTCAAGAGCGAAGTTGTGGCTTGTGGGGTTGTATATGCTGCTGCTCGGAGATTTCAAGTACCCCTTCCTGAAAATCCACCTTGGTGGAAGGCATTTGATGCAGAGAAGTCAGGAATTGATGAAGTTTGTCGAGTTTTGGCACATTTGTATACCCTTCCGAAGGCACAATATATCCCAGTCTGCAAGGATGGAGATTCATTTACATTTTCTAATAAGTCATGGGATTCACAATCTCTTCCAGCCACCAAG GAAGTTCCACAAAGCAGTCCAACAGCCAACGATGATACTTCTATGGTAAAAGCCACCGCTGGAACTAATCCTGAATCAGGGGGGTCCAAAGATGAGATGCTTAAATTAGCCTTAAACAAGCTCAAGGAATCTAAGAAGAGTGATGACGAATCCAAGAGCCATACGCTTGAAGCCACTACTAGGGAGGAGCTTGTGCCAAAATCAAAATCTGATCGAAGGGCTGAGATTGGTGAAAGGAACAAGGAGAGAGAAAGAGACAGGgatagagaaagagagaggGAAAGAGACAGAACCAAGTCTCGAGATCGAGATAGGGGTCGGGATTCTGACAGAGAACGTGAGAGAGAGGATGGAGACAGAGACAAAGCCAAGGATCGAGCTCATCGCTCAAAGGATAGGGGGAAGGAACTAG GagggcatttggagaaatcaaGACACCACTCGTCGCGAG atcGTGAATACCATAGCTCATCTTATTCTTCACGCGATAAAGATCGTCATAGGCATCATTGA